Part of the Niallia alba genome is shown below.
CTCTTTTTCATGAATTACATAATCATTCCCGCAATATCGCGACATTTTCTGTTGCTTTGTACTACTCTTTCTAAAGTGAAGAATGCTTTTTAATGCCATTCCAGATAATCCATCAAAAGACTGATTTTTTATGGGACTGCTTGTAAATTGATGAAGACTTCGTTTTTTTTGCTGCTGAAAATATACCTCTACCGCAATCGAAGAAGCCATATGGGCATCTCCAGAAAGAATTATGCAATTGCTTGGATTCCATTCAGCTATTTGTTGATGGAAAAAGGAAAAACCTCTTCCGTTAAATTTCCACCATTCCAAATCTAAACTTTTTTGCAGAGAAGGAAGGATATTCGTAAGAGGCAGAATGAAATTTTTTAGAAAGGACTCAATCAAATGAACCCCGTATAAGGGAGTCGCAGAGATGATGACTAATGGCGTTTGCGTTTGCCATCCACTTGAAAATAATAGTTCTGATAAATGATTCCATTCCTTTTTCCGGATTAAATTCGGTCCGTTTGTCCGCTGCTTTAGGACATTTCCAATAACATAGGTCCGTTCTGCTGGATAAGCTCGTTGTGTTCGAGTGTCTAATATGAGGCTTCTCGGATTTGTTGGTGCTACATAACTCCATGAACGAAAGGTTAATATCGTCTGAAGCCACTCTGTATATGCTAATGTGTGTACTTTTAACCTTTTTATATAGTTTCCTATTTTTGTGAAAAAAGAAAGAGGGAAAGCTTCCGGATTATTACCCCAGCCTTGAAAAGCCCAATAAGCAGTTAAAGCATTAGCAATGACATGATTTCCAAGCGGCGAACTCGCTACTTTTTCCTGCCACTCTTTTGTTATATTCCAATCATCTGTTACATCATGGTCATCAAATATCATATAAATCGGGATATTTGCCAATAAACGGCGCACCTTTGGCAGATATTGCTGGAACCTTTCCATATCTTTTTGCTGCTGATTAAATTCTTTCCTTATTATATTGATTTTTCTTCCATACTCTTTTGGTTGTTCTTTATCACTATCTATATAAATCTCGTCATCTACTAAATAGTCATCAAAATCTTTCAAATACCCCGCCTTGTTTGCCAGCTCCCAAATTTCAGGATTCCAGTTCATGATATACATTGCCGCATACTCACCCAGTGTCATAAGGTGATTATCAGCCTTCCTTGAAGTAAACTGGCAGTATTTCTTTATTAGTTCTTTTCTTCCATTTAACTGGCTGAAGGCTGTTTGGAGGGATTTGCTATTAAAGTCCTTGCATAATTCCTTTAACGGTTCCTCCTTACCTATCAGTTGCTTACCTAATGCAGATAAGAAAGGAGCGACTGGCGCTGGGACATCATCTGCATAAATTTGGTCACCTGTCAGAAAAAGTGCATTTGGTCTTTTTTCTAACTGAAAATAGTATTCCTGCAGTTTTTCGTCTCCTAAGCTTAACGCATCCTTGCCAATTCCATGTAGTTTACGACAGGAACCATATAAGATGTTTGATTGATCCCTTGCTGGAATAAAAAAAGTGGGGTATTGTAAATTTCCATAACAAATAGAAGCGGGATGTGTTGGGGACAGCAAGCCAAAGTCACTTAAATCATAGCTTCGTTTCCCTTTTTTTAGTTCAATATTGTATCCTAACAAAGTTTGAGAAGGAAGGATTTTGGAGTTAGGCTGGATTTTGATCAAATATACATATACTTTTTTTCCTAAGCGAAAGATTTGCGCATCCGACTGGATACTAATTGGTTGATAATCATATTCCCCTGTTTCTGGATTTATTTCAATGGAGTAAACCTTAGCGTTCAATCGGTATTTTTCACTTAAAGCAATCCAAAGATAGGCGGAGGTTACCTCCACCCTACGCACCATCGGCCCAGACAAAATTAACGGCAGATCCATCATTACCACCATCCGTTTTCTATTCTCTTACAGCCTATTCAGAGAAAGCCGCTGATATGTTTTTGAATGATGGATACAGGGAATCAAGGAAATTAGGGGACGGTTCCCTTTGATTCGATTAGAATATTGGATAAAACAGAAGATCCTATTCAACTAGTGGAGGTGCAATTAAACATGAAAGGTAATAAAATTTTTTCATCACAATGTTAGCTTTAGTCGGAGTTATTTTAGCTGCTTGTGGAAAAACAACTGATGGTACTGTTTCATCCTCAGATAACCTGCCTTCTAATAATGACTCTACTCAAACGGAAGAAAGCGACTCCTCGTCAAATGAGGATACTGCTACTGAACCGAATGAC
Proteins encoded:
- a CDS encoding metallophosphoesterase family protein, which produces MVVMMDLPLILSGPMVRRVEVTSAYLWIALSEKYRLNAKVYSIEINPETGEYDYQPISIQSDAQIFRLGKKVYVYLIKIQPNSKILPSQTLLGYNIELKKGKRSYDLSDFGLLSPTHPASICYGNLQYPTFFIPARDQSNILYGSCRKLHGIGKDALSLGDEKLQEYYFQLEKRPNALFLTGDQIYADDVPAPVAPFLSALGKQLIGKEEPLKELCKDFNSKSLQTAFSQLNGRKELIKKYCQFTSRKADNHLMTLGEYAAMYIMNWNPEIWELANKAGYLKDFDDYLVDDEIYIDSDKEQPKEYGRKINIIRKEFNQQQKDMERFQQYLPKVRRLLANIPIYMIFDDHDVTDDWNITKEWQEKVASSPLGNHVIANALTAYWAFQGWGNNPEAFPLSFFTKIGNYIKRLKVHTLAYTEWLQTILTFRSWSYVAPTNPRSLILDTRTQRAYPAERTYVIGNVLKQRTNGPNLIRKKEWNHLSELLFSSGWQTQTPLVIISATPLYGVHLIESFLKNFILPLTNILPSLQKSLDLEWWKFNGRGFSFFHQQIAEWNPSNCIILSGDAHMASSIAVEVYFQQQKKRSLHQFTSSPIKNQSFDGLSGMALKSILHFRKSSTKQQKMSRYCGNDYVIHEKEASASFLWKEIISHQVLANGSMIDTKNNLGWLAFNKDSFRHSFLKK